CTGCTGCTATCGGAGCAAGCGTTGGTGCAAATAACAAGAAAACAGTTTGCATGATGGGTGATTTTGGGTTCACCTTCCTTGTTGAAGAGCTTGGAGTTGCAAGTAAATATCATATACCAATTGTGGTTATTATAATGAATAATGGATATTTAAGTTTGATCAGACAGAATCAGAAATACGCTTACAAGTATGAACATGAAGTATCCATGGAGGAAAATCTCGACAACATTGATTATGTGAAAATTAGTGAAGGCTTTGGATGTGAATCTGAAAGAGTTGCTTCGTATAACGATCTGAAGGAAGCCCTTTTAAAGGCAAAAAAAGCATCTGGACCTTACGTTATCGATGTAATAGTCGATCGTGAAGTAGATTGTAATATGGGAAATGATTTAACACATATTGCAACATTCAACTAGAAATATTGTAGAGCATCAGAGGAAACCACTGGTACGAGGGATACATATCATGAGAATTTCCAAATTTAATACAAGTCTTGCGTCAGAAAACCAGTGGTTTCCCTTACCGAACATGGTCTCGGTCAATCAACACTTTGATGATACTTGCTTATCAGATCCTGTTGGGACACTACTAGACGAATTGAAAAAACCTGATGTTCTCAGACAACTTTACAAAATCCAAGAAGGTGACACGATTGCCATCGGTTGTGGAAGTAGAGGTATTTCCAATAGCGTTCCATTGCTCAGATCTCTTGTCTCATTTCTTAAGCAGAAAGGAGCGCTTCCTTTCCTTTTTCCTGCAATGGGGAGCCATGGGGGATCCTCAGAAATCGGACAGCGAGAAATCTTGGAAGGCTATGGGATCACTGAGAATAATATTGGCGCACCATTGCAATGCAGCATGGAAACTGTACCTATTGGTTTAACAGAAGACGGCCGGCAGACGTATCTCGATAAACATGCATACGAAGCTAATCATATTATTGCGATCAACAGAATCAAAGCTCATACCGCATTCCAAGGGCCTTATGAAAGCGGGATACTTAAAATGCTCGTAATAGGAATGGGGAAAGCAAAAGGGGCACAGACAGTTCATGAGCAAGGTTTTGATGCAATGGCGGATAACATCCAGATTTTCGGCAAGACTATTCTCAATAAAGCACCTATTCTTCTCGGCATCGGATTACTAGAGAATGCTTATGAGCATACTTCGCATATAGCAGTTCTTCCGCCTACCAAAATATTGGAAGAAGAACCAAAACTGCTAAAAATTGCAAAAAGCCAGATGGGAAGAATCAATTTTCCTGCTTGCGATGTCCTGATCGTCGATAGACTTGGAAAAGACATAAGCGGAGAAGGGATGGATCCGAATGTAACGGGGCGTTTCCCAACAGAATTATGCAAACCTACATTCTCTGCTCAAAAACTCGCGGTACTTGATATAACTCAGAACTCTCACGGTAATTGCTACGGAGTTGGTTTGGCGGATATCACTACTCAAGATATGATCGACCACTCTGACTTACAAAGTATGTATATCAACGCAATTACCAATACAGTACTTCATGGCGTGAAGATTCCGCTCATGTGTAAAAGTCATATGGAAGCAATCCAGACAGCTATAGCCACATGTGTTGGTATCGATAAAAAAAATCCAAAAATTATCCGAATAGCAAATACTCGAGATCTTTCTACTCTCATGATTTCAGAAGCAATGCTCCATGAAGCAGAAACCAACGTTAATATTACCATTACCACAAAACCGGAACCATTACAATTTACAGAAAGAGGCAATCTCTTCTAATGATACATGCTGCAAATCTTCTACTGGAGGAAAGATGGTGAAAAATTTACTTGATAGAGTTGGAACTATTACGTTGATGGGACCTGGGCCATCCTGTGTGACTGACGAGGTGTATAGAGCTATGTCTCTTCCTACGTTAGGACACATGGACAGTGAGTTTATAAAGATTATGGATGGAATCAAGGAAATGCTTCAAAAAGTAATGGCTACCCAGAACAGATTGACAGTACCTATATCAGGAACAGGGTCTGCTGGGATG
The sequence above is drawn from the uncultured Sphaerochaeta sp. genome and encodes:
- a CDS encoding lactate racemase domain-containing protein, with protein sequence MRISKFNTSLASENQWFPLPNMVSVNQHFDDTCLSDPVGTLLDELKKPDVLRQLYKIQEGDTIAIGCGSRGISNSVPLLRSLVSFLKQKGALPFLFPAMGSHGGSSEIGQREILEGYGITENNIGAPLQCSMETVPIGLTEDGRQTYLDKHAYEANHIIAINRIKAHTAFQGPYESGILKMLVIGMGKAKGAQTVHEQGFDAMADNIQIFGKTILNKAPILLGIGLLENAYEHTSHIAVLPPTKILEEEPKLLKIAKSQMGRINFPACDVLIVDRLGKDISGEGMDPNVTGRFPTELCKPTFSAQKLAVLDITQNSHGNCYGVGLADITTQDMIDHSDLQSMYINAITNTVLHGVKIPLMCKSHMEAIQTAIATCVGIDKKNPKIIRIANTRDLSTLMISEAMLHEAETNVNITITTKPEPLQFTERGNLF